TGAGGGAAAAACATGGTTGTCTTGCCTTGGCTGTCAACAAGACAGTCAAGAGAGATCAGTGATTTCTCCAaggcagagaggaaggaaggttgCATTTGACAACAGACCCAACTTGGCAATTCTTCCTGTATCTACTCCCCTGTGGAAAATAAAAGACAATGTACCAGCTTTCAAAGTCTCAGATACTCACAGGACAATAGGGATGATGGTGAGGAACTTGCGTGAGGCTGTGAACTGCAGTCCATAGTCCATCTGCTCCCAGTGAGTGAGGAGACGAGCTTTGCCCTGATCCGGAGTCTCAAACGGGGTTCCTTTCACAGTGTGCAGCAGGAGGTACATGcactgcaaacaaacacacccacccacacacagcccacatACGTGAAAGACTCAAAGCTACACTTGGAACAGAGTCTGGATGGCGTGGTCTGGAAAAGGATAGCCTGTAAGACAATCTTGTTCTATACTGCGACATCAGTAGATGCTGGACTTTCAATGCAACGTGCAGTCACCATTAAAAGGGTCGAATCTCGCACAATTCAGCCTCCTGCTATTAATGTCTCATGTCGTCTACTCAACAATAAGAGGATGTGTAGAAAGACAGTTTCCCATCTGCCAAAGTCATTCACTCAATACTTTGTCCTCATTCTGTGTAGAACAGTCTACCACCGTCATACTGACCAGGGGATGTCTCCACCTTCTGGTGTGGCCGGTGGGTCAGTGCAgtggtgtaacagacgtggtctggCAAGTTCCATCAGAGGCACTGTCCGTTCCAAccaggagtcgaactcaccacctctgacttcccaagcgccaccactaccaactacgctaacgaaaagctagcaattcgttgacgcgggtggcctgttacatacttgaggagtgagtttcaccacacaccggctacattggCATGGGTGTCTGGTAGGGGCTACTAGGGGGCCACTCACCAGATTGTGTAAGAGGTTGGTGAGCGTCCACACCATGGGCACGCTAGCGAAGGGGATGCTGAGCAGGATGACGTGCAGCAAGCCGATACCCAAGATGTAGGAGAGCCAGATGCCCCTGCTGTTCATCACCCGTGTGTTGGGGTTCACCTCGCTGTGTGCCGTGCCCACATTCATGATGCCAACTTGCCCCGCCTCTCCACCGGAGCTCTGGCCAATGAGAATTCCTGTTCTAATAACGTTAGCCATAAAAGATAGGGGGTGTGAAGACAGGGTCAACTCAACATAATGCAGTCTACCAAAACAATTCTAAATACTTTTCCAGTTTTTAAAGACAAGAAGGGACGTTTcacatcacatttacattttgataaTATAGCAAACTAAAGCAACGTACAATTAGTAATTATAGAAAGTCCCGCTGAATACTTTtaagtgtttcattttattgaACAAGACATGCTGCAATGTGTACTCTTACATACGATCAAAATGGGACAGACACTGCAGTAAGCATGCAGTAAAGGGTTTGGCGCTATAAAATGTTCGATAAGATTGTTTGATTAAAATATGTAGGCCTGCATAAAATTACACTCCAAAAGCAATATGGAGAGTCACGACCAAGTTACCATGGCAAAGTGAAAATAAGATATGAAGTAGGCTAGTTTTCGATATAACAATTGTTAGCTTCGAATCAAACAGATATCATGCATGTTTTGATGATGCACGATTGAGTCAATAAATAGGCTGGTAAATACATTAAGACTTACATGATAGGAAGGCTTCAACTCTGACCTTCTCTAGCTACACTAGTCCGTTATCACTGTTTTCCTTGTATCGATGCAATCGTCTAGTCTAGCAGATTGCTACTTTCacaacattcattcatttagataACTGCTCTTCGTCAGCCATGAAATACTTACCAAATTCGTCTGTTTAGAAGACAGGCATTCAAATGACGCTATTCCACTCCAATCGACTTTTCGTTCGTCTTGGGAACAGCTGGTGACAACACAGCACAGTTCATGACAAAAACGTCATCATTTTCAGACCCCCACATTTCAGGATAATTTTTTATTCACCGTCTTTACCTCTGATTGGTCGTGTGCACTCACATGGGTATCCTTGGCGAATCCTTGTTCAATGCGTTTGAAACTCGATGAAACGCCCCCTTAAAACGTCAtagcaagggagggaggagagttgaAGAGGGCATGAGCAGGATCTATGGCGCTACACAAGTAAATACAAGTGTCAACCATAACTGAACTTGAGTAATGAACGCGCCTTTATATTTGAGAAGAGATATTTTACGAAAGAAGTGTTAGGTAAAAGAAGAGTAGCACAAATGTGAATTGTGCTGGAATTACGTTTAGCCAGATTTAATTTCCTTTAAATTACGCAACATTATGAATGCAAACCTGTGATATTTAAATACcgcaaattacattttcaacaagTAACTTCAGACCAAACAACTTCGTGACCTACTTTGCTCCAGAGAGGTGTGACATCACACTCCGATCATTTGATGTTATTTCACAAAAGGAGGCCCTTCCTCCGGGCCAAGGGAAAGTGAAGCTTCTGCTCTCGGCTGCGAAGATGACTGACAAGGTTGATTCTGAAGATTCAAAATCAAAGAACATCAAGAGTGTCATGTTCTAGATCACATGATAAGTCCAAACACAAATTCAGGGCCGTCTCTTCCTTCAGGCAGAGAGGGCCAGCTCAGTTTCATACATCTCCACGGTTACCTGACACCCACAGACTCGGGGTACCACTGTGGTGAGTGGTATTTAACAGCTTTGGCCATCTGACAAGCCATTCTCTCATGGTAGTAGCCTTGGGTGCTACAGCAGTGTTAGCAGTGTAAACCTAGATCTATCCCCCCATGACAGTACAAAACAATGTGCTCTGAGATCATAGCTGGCTCTTGAAACAAAACTAAATACCTCAGTGTGTAATACTGAATCCAACCAATGGGCGAAAGTGCCTACTGTGGGTAGACAGTAGGATACAATAAAATGATTTAATCTTTAAACAATTATGCACACCACTACATAAGTCATAGTTACGACAGCATTCTCAAAGTGAATATTTCTGAAACAAACTCATAGAGATGAATTAATGGGATGATATCTCCATTACAGTATTAACTTGGAAGAATATGTCCATATCATAATATTAATTAttacaacagtgtaataacaacataataacAATGTAAGAACAGTGTAatcacagtgtaataacacaatAACAGTGTGACCTCAGTGtgataacagtgtaacaacagtgcagagatggcaaaagaacacattcttcactcaagtagaagtacagatacccTGTACAGATACTGTTTAAAAAGACTCGGGTAAAAGTTTAAGTGCTGACTACACattttttcactcaagttaaagtacaAAAATATGGCATATACCCTTGTAAAAAGTTGCCATTACTACAACATGTTTTAGTGTTgcgctggtaactggacctcacatgatattaatacattaatacaaaataCACTATATATAGACAGTAGTGCATTCaccaggaatcctttttgacaccAACAATTTCAAACATCTCCCTCACACATGaccatgggtgatcaggaatgtctctaCTCTCAGTTATGTCGAAATAGCTAACTGCCTCATCCAGCGCATTAGCCATTCTTCTagttgccttctgccttgctccattGACCATGAACATGCCACCAAATAAAGTTTAAAACTAACGAGCCTGGTTTTAAAgtgtaagaagtagaaagtacagatattagtgtaaaaaaattaaggagtgaaagtaaaaagttgtccgaaaaataaatagtgaaaagtaaagtactgataccagaaaaatctactcaAGTTCCCTTCTCTGTCTATGACAGTGATAGAACTGAAGCTTCAATATCTTGCATACTTCTCTTACTATTATCACATTGTTGTTGATATTCTACATTTCAACACAGTTGCTGTAATGACCTAAGGCCCCTTGCTTCTATCTTTCAAACGTAACATGATTCTGTTAATAGGACTCGTGCTGTAATAAAAGCTTTTAATGACACCATACTTTTCAAGCTTTTACTCTGCTCTCGCACCATTGTTTTTCTCTTGCTTTGGGGCATTTTGTCACATGAGCCTCTTGTTCCTTAGCAATAGATTGCACTATTAAACATTCAAggaaaaatgatgttgtgtcccacACTGCCAAATGCCAAATGACTGCAGACGATCAGTGATTGGAGGAGTCGCGGCTCCACATTACTGAAAAAACCTTACCTATTGTACCTTTAATTATTAAAGTTATGGTACTTACTGTATAGTACACTAGTATGATTCATAGACGTAAGAATGAGGTAAGGGTCAAGATAGCAAATGTTATGTTATACAATACTGCTGTCATACTGAAATGACACGATCCAGTCTCT
This DNA window, taken from Hypomesus transpacificus isolate Combined female chromosome 13, fHypTra1, whole genome shotgun sequence, encodes the following:
- the ormdl3 gene encoding ORM1-like protein 3, with the translated sequence MNVGTAHSEVNPNTRVMNSRGIWLSYILGIGLLHVILLSIPFASVPMVWTLTNLLHNLCMYLLLHTVKGTPFETPDQGKARLLTHWEQMDYGLQFTASRKFLTIIPIVLYILTSFYTKYDRVHFVVNTVSLLTVLIPKLPQLHGVRIFGINKY